One genomic segment of Culturomica massiliensis includes these proteins:
- a CDS encoding RloB family protein — protein MAARTNKRDPRAARTLRRISFVREVKQSFLIICEGVNTEPDYFNAFRLTSANIKAVGQGLNTVGLVQKALRMKEEERKKGREYDQCWVVFDKDDFPDRDFNRAIGMAEAGGMRVAYSNQAFEYWFLLHYNLVQGPMHRNQYETKLSGLLGFSYNKEAGTGGRVFRELGGKQAQAITNAKAVLRRMEGIPPAQAESSTTVHLLVEELNKYI, from the coding sequence ATGGCAGCACGGACGAACAAGCGTGATCCACGCGCGGCACGGACACTCAGGCGTATCAGTTTTGTCCGTGAGGTCAAACAATCCTTCCTGATCATCTGCGAGGGGGTAAATACGGAACCGGATTATTTCAATGCGTTTCGCCTGACCTCCGCCAATATTAAAGCGGTAGGCCAGGGACTCAATACGGTAGGTCTTGTCCAAAAGGCTTTACGGATGAAAGAAGAAGAGCGGAAGAAAGGACGCGAGTATGACCAGTGCTGGGTGGTATTTGACAAGGATGACTTTCCCGATCGGGATTTCAACCGGGCTATCGGTATGGCGGAAGCCGGTGGCATGAGGGTGGCATACAGCAACCAGGCTTTCGAGTATTGGTTCTTGCTGCACTATAACCTGGTACAAGGCCCGATGCACAGAAATCAATATGAAACAAAGCTATCCGGCTTGTTGGGCTTCTCCTACAACAAGGAAGCCGGTACAGGCGGTCGTGTTTTCAGGGAGCTGGGCGGTAAACAGGCTCAGGCCATCACGAACGCAAAAGCCGTATTGCGCCGAATGGAGGGAATACCGCCGGCACAAGCGGAATCTTCGACAACGGTGCATCTTCTTGTGGAAGAACTGAATAAGTATATTTAG
- a CDS encoding AAA family ATPase, which produces MIIQFTVENFLSFKEPATLSLAASALKEKQTRSDEIVFELEGTNLSLLKSAVIYGANASGKSNLVKALDFFKWFVINSSKGVQSGESIRVESFRLNRRTEQEPSYFEAVFADETVQYRYGFEVDEKRVHREWLYQKGNKRKAKEVELFLRDGDEYELHPKFSVGKEVVAKKMVRDNALLLSVAAQFNESVSVEIMGWLANTTIVLGSSDERIWEMAIAQIDDPSMKRRIVEFARFADFGIDDIRKVDNTVISSHQQYDEEGNATKTVTFPFRVNESEGTIKYFSLAYPIIDALDHGKRLVVDEFDSKMHPLLTSRIIGLFNSRVTNPRNAQLIFTTHDTNLLNASLFRRDQIWFTQKDSFGASELYSLAEYKVRNSAPFEKEYLMGKYGGIPVIGQFERLFDLREEEYGSTDEQA; this is translated from the coding sequence ATGATTATTCAGTTCACAGTCGAAAATTTCCTTTCGTTCAAGGAGCCGGCGACCTTGTCTTTGGCTGCTTCCGCGCTGAAAGAAAAACAGACCCGGTCCGATGAGATTGTTTTTGAGCTTGAAGGTACGAACCTCTCTTTGCTGAAGAGTGCGGTCATCTACGGGGCCAATGCCAGCGGGAAATCGAATCTAGTCAAAGCGCTCGATTTCTTCAAATGGTTTGTCATCAATTCCTCCAAAGGCGTGCAGTCCGGCGAAAGCATACGGGTGGAAAGTTTCCGTCTCAACCGGAGGACGGAACAGGAGCCCAGTTATTTTGAGGCGGTCTTTGCCGACGAAACGGTCCAATACCGCTATGGGTTTGAAGTCGATGAAAAACGTGTACACCGGGAGTGGCTTTATCAAAAGGGCAACAAGCGCAAGGCAAAGGAGGTGGAACTGTTCCTGCGTGACGGCGATGAGTATGAACTGCATCCCAAATTTTCGGTCGGCAAAGAGGTTGTCGCCAAAAAAATGGTGCGCGACAATGCGCTGCTTCTTTCCGTGGCAGCACAGTTCAACGAAAGCGTCTCGGTGGAAATCATGGGATGGTTGGCCAACACCACGATTGTTCTTGGCAGCAGCGACGAGCGGATTTGGGAAATGGCGATAGCCCAGATCGATGATCCGTCCATGAAAAGGCGTATTGTGGAGTTTGCCCGGTTTGCAGACTTCGGAATCGACGACATACGCAAGGTTGACAATACAGTCATCAGTTCACACCAGCAATATGACGAGGAGGGCAACGCCACGAAGACGGTCACTTTCCCGTTCCGCGTAAACGAGTCGGAGGGTACGATCAAATACTTCTCGCTGGCTTATCCTATAATCGACGCGTTGGATCATGGCAAAAGGCTGGTTGTCGACGAGTTCGACTCGAAAATGCACCCTCTGTTGACCAGTCGCATCATCGGGCTGTTCAATTCCAGAGTGACAAATCCCAGGAATGCACAGTTGATTTTCACGACACATGACACCAACCTGCTTAATGCAAGCCTGTTCCGCAGGGATCAGATCTGGTTTACACAGAAAGATTCGTTTGGAGCCTCGGAACTCTATTCGTTGGCGGAATACAAGGTTCGCAACAGTGCACCTTTCGAAAAGGAGTACCTGATGGGGAAATATGGCGGTATCCCTGTCATCGGCCAGTTTGAACGGTTATTTGACCTGAGGGAGGAAGAATATGGCAGCACGGACGAACAAGCGTGA
- a CDS encoding IS110 family transposase, translated as MREQRNKISFRGQKIYVGIDVHLKSWSVTVLSETSVLKKFSQHPSPEALYGFLTRSYPGAEYHSVYEAGFCGFWIHERLTALGIDNIVVNPADVPTKSSEKLRKTDTVDSGKLARSLRANELKGIYTPDSVSLEMRSLIRLKNSITKDTTRQKNRLKSQLRYLGIEIPQEFLTPFSNWSKRFFAWLKEIETLTPSGRQALDIHIRHLEELRRQKLEMTRALRTLAKTDRFREPLRLIMSVPGFGQATGMAFLSEICDITRFRNAEQLAAYIGMIPMCHSSGEKDGTGDITIRKHAVMRCNLIEAAWVAVRQDPAMNLFYTEQCKRMPKSKAIVKVARKLVNRLFFVLKHQTEYVNSIVS; from the coding sequence ATGAGAGAGCAAAGAAACAAAATTAGTTTCAGAGGACAAAAGATTTATGTAGGAATCGACGTCCATTTGAAGAGTTGGTCGGTTACGGTCTTGTCCGAAACCTCCGTATTGAAGAAGTTTAGCCAGCATCCGAGCCCAGAAGCGTTGTACGGATTTTTAACTCGGAGTTATCCGGGCGCCGAGTATCACTCGGTGTACGAAGCGGGCTTCTGCGGATTTTGGATACACGAGCGTCTGACGGCCTTAGGGATCGACAACATCGTGGTCAATCCGGCCGACGTGCCGACCAAGAGCAGCGAAAAGCTGCGTAAGACCGACACCGTGGACAGCGGTAAGCTGGCGCGGAGTTTAAGAGCCAACGAGCTGAAAGGCATTTATACGCCGGACAGCGTATCGTTGGAGATGCGTTCCTTGATAAGATTGAAGAACTCGATAACCAAAGACACGACCCGTCAGAAGAATCGGCTCAAGTCTCAACTTCGGTATTTAGGCATCGAGATTCCGCAGGAGTTTCTCACTCCGTTTTCCAACTGGTCGAAGCGCTTTTTCGCCTGGTTGAAGGAGATAGAGACGCTCACCCCGAGCGGCCGTCAGGCCCTCGACATTCATATCCGGCATCTGGAAGAGTTACGCCGTCAGAAACTGGAGATGACACGGGCTTTACGGACATTGGCCAAGACGGATCGATTCCGCGAACCGCTGCGGTTGATTATGAGCGTTCCGGGGTTCGGGCAGGCTACGGGAATGGCGTTCCTCTCCGAGATATGCGACATAACCCGCTTCCGCAATGCCGAACAACTGGCTGCCTATATCGGAATGATCCCGATGTGCCACTCCAGCGGAGAGAAAGATGGGACGGGGGATATTACCATACGAAAACACGCCGTTATGCGCTGTAACCTGATAGAAGCGGCATGGGTGGCGGTACGTCAAGACCCTGCGATGAACCTGTTCTATACGGAACAATGCAAACGGATGCCCAAGAGCAAAGCTATCGTAAAGGTCGCCCGCAAACTGGTAAACCGTCTATTCTTTGTGCTGAAACATCAGACCGAATATGTCAATAGTATCGTGTCATAG
- a CDS encoding DUF3846 domain-containing protein: protein MTEIIKTDGTRQPVQPANGSDFTLEEMQAIVGGYIELVELDGNTTMVVNEEGKFIPLSLNLEASRIFRAHHPASKDFIVGDVLVCNNNQIR, encoded by the coding sequence ATGACAGAAATCATCAAAACGGACGGAACACGCCAACCCGTGCAGCCAGCCAATGGCTCAGACTTCACGCTGGAGGAGATGCAGGCGATTGTCGGCGGCTACATCGAACTGGTGGAACTGGACGGGAACACGACAATGGTCGTCAACGAGGAAGGCAAATTTATCCCTCTGTCCCTCAATCTTGAAGCGAGCAGGATATTCCGTGCTCATCACCCGGCGTCGAAAGACTTCATCGTTGGGGACGTACTTGTGTGCAATAACAATCAAATCAGATAA
- a CDS encoding RNA-directed DNA polymerase, whose amino-acid sequence MNEDKILQMFFDIGRWTKAIEKGVLKDIRKDQLIRLTDEHTRMAMAYAMRRGKYEISPPHTAQIPKDNGEFRTVYVNEPMDRVVLGIANDLLFELMPEMLHSSCKSYQTGIGCGKVVTEVSHRMTETGNSGCLGWKSDLSKYFDSVPIRFIDEAFDKVEAKHGQSALIDVLRKYYHSDLYFDEDNRLQSKYQSLKQGCAVASWLADVLLYDLDRELSQMNGYYVRYSDDMLFIGKDYEKAMDTLQKRLEDKSMKLNPKKVEYLAADVWFKFLGFSIKGGMVSLSSSRIKTFQHEIERRTIRCRDTTLAKAVDAVNRYLYKGEFSWAIQVLPVCNVKSDLNELNKFVMDCFRAVQTGRCKIGGLGYVRTKPDGCIVRGRGRNVKANRDKTDRDIPGYLTVGCMRNALLTSRAVYNTLVASL is encoded by the coding sequence ATGAATGAAGACAAGATATTGCAAATGTTCTTCGACATAGGCCGGTGGACGAAGGCCATTGAGAAAGGCGTGCTGAAAGACATTAGGAAAGACCAACTTATTCGGCTGACCGACGAGCATACCCGTATGGCGATGGCCTATGCCATGCGCCGGGGAAAGTACGAGATTTCCCCTCCCCACACGGCGCAGATACCCAAGGACAACGGTGAGTTCCGCACAGTGTACGTAAACGAGCCGATGGACCGCGTAGTACTGGGTATCGCCAACGACCTGCTCTTCGAGTTGATGCCGGAGATGCTGCACTCTTCGTGCAAGTCCTACCAGACCGGTATAGGGTGCGGCAAGGTAGTTACGGAAGTCAGCCACCGGATGACAGAAACCGGCAATAGCGGCTGTCTGGGCTGGAAGTCCGACCTTTCCAAATACTTCGACAGTGTTCCGATACGGTTCATCGACGAGGCGTTCGACAAGGTGGAGGCCAAACACGGCCAGTCTGCCCTGATAGACGTACTTAGGAAATATTACCACTCGGACCTCTATTTCGATGAAGATAACCGGTTGCAAAGCAAGTATCAATCCTTGAAACAGGGTTGTGCTGTGGCTAGCTGGCTGGCGGATGTACTGCTCTACGACCTAGACAGGGAACTGTCACAAATGAACGGCTACTACGTCCGGTATTCCGACGATATGCTTTTTATCGGCAAGGATTATGAAAAAGCGATGGACACACTCCAAAAACGCCTGGAAGATAAATCCATGAAGCTAAATCCCAAGAAAGTGGAATACCTGGCAGCCGATGTCTGGTTCAAGTTCTTAGGATTCAGTATCAAGGGCGGCATGGTCTCGCTCTCGTCATCACGCATCAAGACCTTCCAGCACGAGATCGAGCGGCGGACAATCCGCTGCCGGGACACGACACTGGCAAAAGCCGTGGACGCCGTGAACCGTTACCTGTACAAGGGCGAGTTCAGCTGGGCGATACAGGTATTGCCGGTCTGTAATGTGAAGAGTGACCTCAACGAGCTGAACAAGTTCGTGATGGACTGCTTTAGAGCCGTTCAGACGGGCAGGTGCAAGATCGGCGGTCTGGGATATGTCCGAACCAAACCGGATGGCTGCATCGTCCGGGGACGGGGACGCAACGTGAAGGCCAACCGCGATAAAACAGACCGGGACATACCGGGTTACCTGACTGTCGGCTGCATGCGTAACGCCCTTCTGACCAGCCGGGCGGTGTACAACACGCTGGTGGCATCGCTATAA
- a CDS encoding DUF932 domain-containing protein, which produces MATALATTAAPVQFDFQNNNVEVMTLDTLRRTHKENDIYGNPLKGIYHYEVIERMADICQKHNLNYEVEEIFAAQNKNKAQPGVVVLPQVEQKYGAMAVEAHILRRVYTTIRIKEWETDELTTTLVIAFHQDGIQAAIGPCVRVCHNQCILSPERSVSNYGKDKVTTEELFGRVDEWLSNFEVQMNEDRERIRRLKAKVITPVEMYAYIGLLTALRVSHDSSDKRLSSKVETYPLNQSQISIFTEDLLKLTEEKKTLTAWDIYNVATEIYKPGRTDIPAMIPQNGALAELMLSEGLPES; this is translated from the coding sequence ATGGCAACAGCATTAGCAACAACGGCCGCCCCCGTGCAGTTCGATTTCCAGAACAACAACGTCGAGGTGATGACGCTCGACACGCTCCGGCGCACACACAAGGAAAATGACATCTATGGCAACCCGCTCAAGGGAATCTACCATTACGAGGTGATAGAGCGCATGGCGGACATCTGCCAGAAACACAACCTGAATTACGAGGTGGAGGAAATCTTCGCCGCCCAGAACAAGAACAAGGCACAGCCCGGCGTGGTCGTCCTGCCCCAGGTGGAACAAAAGTACGGGGCGATGGCCGTCGAGGCGCATATCCTGCGCCGCGTTTATACGACCATCCGCATTAAGGAATGGGAAACGGACGAGCTGACCACGACGCTTGTCATCGCCTTCCATCAGGACGGCATCCAGGCGGCCATCGGCCCGTGCGTCAGGGTGTGCCACAACCAGTGCATCCTCTCCCCCGAACGCAGTGTGTCGAACTACGGGAAAGACAAAGTCACCACCGAAGAGCTTTTCGGTCGTGTAGACGAGTGGCTCTCGAACTTCGAGGTACAGATGAACGAGGACAGGGAACGCATCCGCCGCCTGAAAGCGAAAGTAATTACCCCGGTGGAGATGTACGCCTACATCGGATTGCTGACAGCATTGCGCGTATCGCATGACAGTTCCGACAAGCGTCTTTCGTCCAAGGTGGAGACCTATCCCCTGAACCAGTCCCAGATTTCCATCTTCACCGAGGACCTGCTCAAACTCACCGAAGAGAAGAAGACGCTCACGGCGTGGGATATCTATAACGTGGCAACCGAAATCTACAAGCCCGGACGTACGGACATTCCGGCCATGATTCCCCAGAACGGGGCGCTGGCCGAGCTGATGCTCTCGGAAGGGTTGCCGGAATCTTAA
- a CDS encoding tyrosine-type recombinase/integrase, with translation MTRIKGQLTTADYLPIAEYNRLVRGLEKDGEYLWETYCWLSFCTACRASDVRTLRWKDILGKSTMTRIEQKTKKNRLIKFNRDVQEKNRFLYEMLGQPAPEQYIFLSPRTGKPYSLEYINRLLKVFKVRYRLPIRAFSTHTFRKTFGRYVYELMGRSAEGLILLNQIFRHSNLETTRRYIGLAQEDIDKVFDSIRL, from the coding sequence GTGACAAGAATCAAGGGACAACTGACGACAGCCGACTACCTGCCCATAGCGGAATATAACAGGCTGGTCCGCGGGCTTGAGAAGGACGGCGAGTACCTGTGGGAGACCTACTGCTGGCTGTCGTTCTGCACGGCATGCAGGGCCTCCGACGTGAGGACCCTGCGCTGGAAAGACATCTTAGGAAAAAGCACCATGACCCGCATCGAGCAGAAAACAAAGAAAAACCGCCTGATCAAGTTCAACAGGGACGTGCAGGAGAAGAACCGTTTCCTGTACGAGATGCTCGGACAACCCGCCCCCGAACAGTACATCTTTCTCAGCCCGCGTACCGGGAAACCTTACTCGCTGGAATACATCAACAGGCTGCTCAAGGTATTCAAGGTAAGGTACAGGCTGCCGATCAGGGCATTCTCCACACATACCTTCCGCAAGACTTTCGGGCGCTATGTCTACGAGCTGATGGGACGCTCGGCCGAGGGCCTGATCCTGCTCAACCAGATATTCCGCCATTCCAACCTGGAAACCACCCGGCGCTACATCGGGCTGGCGCAGGAGGACATCGACAAAG